The region CGGCTTAAACAGGCAAGTCTACAATTAATTAGGCTTTAGCTAATCGGCACCATTAGCAATTAAATATGCCGTTCTCTAGCTGCATGCTCCGTTTGAGCATAGTGATTGCTGTCTAGACAAAGTCTCTAATTTCTAGTGTGCATGGCCCAAACATTTACAGTAAGTTGCATGGGACTGGTTGTCTGTACCGGCTTGTTGGGTAATCAGAGACAAAAATGAACTGGGTAACGCCCACAAGTTTTCTTCATGAAGAAGCTCGAAGAAAGGTCGCCCTCACGACACTGAAATATCTCTATTAATTTATTTCACAACTGCACCAGCTTGCAATGAAGATACACctgattattaattattttcttACTTCACAGGTTGCTTTGCTACTGCTTCTTGCGTACGAGGCGAAGTCTTGCACTAGGCAGCAATTCGATGCAAGCCACTGGCTTTCTGCTTTGCCCGAGAGTCGAAATGTAACACCAGCTGCTTCAAATTGCGTGTACTGCAACATTCAATGTGATGGGTGCTACGGACCGGATGCCAGCGACTGTATCAGATGTAGACACTTCAATTTGTCCGATCTTGACGGTCAATCGCGCTGTGTATCTTCTTGTCCACGTCACTATTTCAAAGGGCGATGTCTGAGTGAGTGTCCGGAGAACACATATCATTACGATGTTGAAAAACCAGAGTGTCTCTCTTGTGATGCTCAATGCATGGGTGGCTGCAATGATATCTCAGCTTGGAACTGTACTCGGTGCGTCTCACACCAAATGCCGGATGGAAGATGCGTGAGCAATTGCTCTGATGGCTACATGGCAGTAGACAATTCTACCTGCACAAAAGTTCCTTCCATAAATATATCAGAAAACGAGTAAGACATGCACCTGTGACTATCTACTAGCAGAGAGCAGTAACTAAAGCATTTGTTTCTAATGTTTATTAAAGTGGCAACACGATGCCTTCTCAGGAGGTGGTAGCCATGACACTTGGGATCGGTCTActcgtcgtcgtcatcttTCTTTGGGTGTCTCTTTGTGTCTATGTTCGTTGGAGACGGTCTACGGGAAATCACAATTTGTGTGTACTTACAAATCAGCTTGGAAATCTTGCTGAACACCAggaaaagaaagaaacaacagCTGTTGAACTAACAGTAGGTTTTCTTAGTTTTCACtagttgtggtgtgtgtgtgtactatgATTTTGACCATTGTCAAATAGCTTCAGGAATCTGCCTTTGCTGTCAACCCAACTCAATACGTCGATGACTGGCTGGATGGTGAACACGTTACAACTGCTAATTGGGTATTTTAGCTTGTTGGACtgcgtgtatgtgtatttgtggTAACGACAGCGAAAAAGTATAATCATATATGGACGCTTTATATAGCTCGTAGTACGACAGCTGGATAGACGAAGAGTCACAAAAGCGGACACACAGAAGGGCAACAGCTAACACCAATaactatgtatatatatatatatatatatgtcgtATATATAGATGATAACGTAGATCATTGTTAGCTGTTTTCTTGTATtggtataatatatatatgtacgttATCATCTAGAGACAGTGTATCTAAAATGATCGATATCTTAGCTTTGAGATtccacaggcagacagaatgTTAATCATGAAAGTTACAAACTGATTGACTGATAGTAAAACCGATGTTTAGAGCTATTTTCTTAGCAGTGATCTAGAGCGACAACAAATATATAGTGAGTGTACTATATGTTGGAGACGGATTTATAACTGTAGGCTCGCTTGTAAACCGTAAGCCGGCCAGCCGGATTTTAACCTAATATAAAATGGTCAGCTTAGCTAAATTTATTGAAAAATTCGCCTGATTTGGAAGCCGTTAACAAAGAAACAATGGCTGCATGGCAGCGTTGACAATAAATTTAGTAAAATTGTAAACTTTAGAAAAAGATGTTTGAGGCAGTTCAAGAAATAGAAAGCGATTATCTAGATTAGTCCCAGACCATCTCAAAGCCTTGCAGACAGTCGTAAAGCCGTCGGCCGGTTCTAAAACCGTTAGTTAGTAGTGGCCTTTAACAAATACGGCATATTCCTTTTTAACTAAAAtgatgtgtgtctgttatGCGGTTTTCTACAAGACAAATTCTTGCAGTAAACTCACATATTCTACTTGTAGCTTTCTGGGGAGCAAAGAGTTACTGTAGCTAATCCATTGTTTCAACACAAAACGACGTCCCCGGAAAACGTCGAGAAAGAATCACCACAGGCAAATGACTTCAACAGACGGAGTGCCTTCCACTCGAGCGACACAGCAGGATACTGTACGGATACGGAAGAAGATATAGACCGGGTTACAACATCAGACCAAACATCCGTGGAAAACGAGGTGATTGAGAGTAAATGAAGTACTGAACTATCAGTTGTCAACTTTGTATTTGAAGGTACGAGTTAGCGACGAAACTACGAGTACTGTTTTTGACGATATTTCGACTCAGTGACCTATTTGAGTTGTTGTCTGGAAAGAGCAAGTTATGGTTAGACAATCGATCACTAAGcatattattaaattaaattaataaaggCGATGAGTGTCTAACTTGTAACGGGGttataaatatcaactatttGTTGACTGCAGACGTAGGATTTGTGATACAAATAAccataatttataatttataatattaaaATGGATAaatgtctgttcgtttgttggCAATGCATTATCTCGTACTCCGCCACCACAACACGCTTTCACGGTGACGCACTTCTATACTGTAGACGTATAGTACATGCACGTATGTAGTTTTATCATGCGGAACTGTATAGCATGACCATACACCGTATCCAGCACCTTAATTTAATACTGTACGTCGACtattatgcatgtatatatctTTACTATTGAGGGAGGCTACCGGCTCGTGTACAATGAGCCGATCTGCTGTATTGTGCATTGGGAGAGTCTGCAATGTCTCCGTGGACCGGTCATTATTCTTGTTTGGAAGCCCCAAGAAGTGTACTATAGCTGGAGGTTAAGGAAGTTTAGTTGGAGACCGAGGTACTTATTCAAACATTGCAGAGGTCGTAATTTCGTTATCTCACTAGATAAGTGACCCATGCAGAAATGGAAGATGAAAAATAACAGGAGCAGCAGATTCTCAGGCCTCAAACTGCTGTGATAGGTTTGCTAGTTGTGGCAATAGCTCGCGATCGAATTTTGATGCCGAAGATTGGAGTACTGAAATATTATCCAATGTCAATGACAAGGACGAACAGTTGTGTGAAATTAAAGACGCAGATGAACGTACTAGAAAGATTGCATCTGCAGTCTGAGAGGCTCCTTTCCAAATGTGACAACTTCAGAAAAAACTTGTTCGTTCCTCTTGAAATCACGATCTGTAGACTAAGAGTAATGCAAAGAACTATCAAGAATATAGAACTGCAAGTCTATACTATCATGATGCGTACAAAAAATCATTAGTGATCCGTGAATAGAGCACGGTTGGATCGAGAGTCCCACCTCTTTTGCTCACGGTTTTTGAAGAGGCAACAACGTccaaaaagaaaattttagCAGTCTCTTGAAactagtctcgcgcagccagcctctcccccttttgacttccATTGGCTTAGTCTCTTAGGCCTTCGAGGTGATCTTGCATGGTATTGCACAGTTAGAAAGTTGAGACTGTCTAGGGATTGGCATGCTCGTTCATGAAGTTATCTTTAGAATTTCTGCAGGAATCTGCTTTTAAAGAAAAGAGCTAATTATGCATATCAAAGTTTTATATTCAGTATACAATTGAAGAGTCAATTATTGTGACACTGAAACTACCAAACACTTTGTGTTAGTTGATACTAGCCACCAGATGCATATCCGCAACAACGTCTTCGCATGATCGGAACACTTTCTTGTCGTGCTAAGTTAGGGAGGGTTCGAGTGTGCATGTGAAACGAACCGACCCACTTCAGTCGGTGGTCCACTCGTACCTCTGTATACGACCAttctgcatgcaatatttgcaccagaTGTAGAAACTGTAACTGCTGAAGTGCTGTCCTGCATGGGTCCCACGTTCCAGGATGTGGCTAGATTGATGTAAGCAGATCTACATGCAGTAGACTCCAAAACTCCTTGGCGTGTATGCgcagtgtatatatattagtATTACATTTCATATCTCTAGATAACGATGTCTTCCAGTATAGACCTGGTAATTAATAGATAGATTCATTACACTAGAGCACGTTGAACTGATGGGAGGTCCACTTTTTAGCGCACTGAAAGAACCGACccattaagtaattaaatgcGCCAGCTAGACGCCCCTGCATGGGTATACGTGTACCCTTCAGTTCCCATGTTCTCGATTTTCTATTCCTAAAACTGGATGAAAGTCGACGACAATAATCAGGCAGGCGCGTACCCAAGCGTTAACATTAACAAaagaaattaatatcaatgatataACGAGCAATAGGCGGAAGCCAGTTGCTATCCCTTATCATCAATGAtcttcttaattaagttaaactacATTTCTGAAAAAGGATCCTTCAGTCTACTCGCGCACTAACTGGGCTTGCAGTAAAGGTGACACAAAAAAAAAGAGAGACAGCAGGCGTTCCTtgtagtacccgtatttgcCGCCATTGTACTCAGCAGGTATTTCTTTTTGCGACGGCGGCTTGTACGacatttcaaggacgttcGACTGTGTTAGATAATACGGCTATAGTACTAATTGCGAAAGATTTAAAGCAAATTGTACCGATGGATGCGCGAGTTTGGCGTGATTTCTTAGTCTGATGGTCAAGTGCAATATAGCTAACTTCGTCTTGAATTCTTAGAATAgagcagggccggatccagagcgGGGGTtcaggggttgcaaccccctttattccaataggcgtggttcaataatttcatataattttattagaaaagagaaaattagtaatgctataaataactgctaacggtgaaccccctctgaGATTATGGAACAGAAGTCTCCTTATTTTAGAAGCCTCTCCGTcaaatagtaataataatcaGCTATTGctttattataaattaattaatttgagtgTGAAGAGtcttcaacaacaaatgcagcaGCATAGGGTGGTCAGGTGTGATTTTCAAcataccgtatatatagttgacTTCGTTTTGACttcgtttaattaatgctttgTAGAATGTATCTAATTCTGCGTCTGAAGATTCGGGAATGTGGCTTGATTTAGTGCATTTCACTACTTTCTGCTCCTTTCTCTGGGATGCATTTCTAGAGAATTCGATGTCTTAAACGAAGCTGGTGTCACCTATTCTAGAGAGAAATATGTAAAGCTGCttcacacataaacaaataaattatagcCTATGACATTGAACAGACCTTTCTCTTCTAAAAATTTGCTTCCCTACTGTTGTGTCCTTACCGACTTTAAATCggttctattgcagctcgcttacagtgtcTACGCAATACTACACCAGACTACTCACAGCTGGCTAACCACATGCCACAGTACTATATAATGGCATATTCTATCagtatgctaatgagtactaggggtagtcccatagcccttactctactacactCCCTTCCGCTAAATCTCTCGATATCTCTTGGGGGTCCAAGGGCGTAGACACCGGGGGGGCTTTGGGGGCTCAAGCCCCCCCAGAATTTGAGACTTGTATTTCAAATCTTTGATACATTAAGGGATAGGCAGTACgcgtacaacacaacactacatttACTAATTCAAAAGAGTTTAATCAAAGTGTCCGAATAGTCGTCTTCTGCTTTCATTACGTGTAACAAACTCATTCGCAACACCTTTTATTGGTAATGCATCAGTTTTGTCCTTATGGATATGGAGTATCATAGACCAGTTGAGACGACATTCACTTATTGTAGAACGTAGCCATGTCTTGAGTCTACGGAGAGCACTAAAACTTCTTTCACTTGTGGCGTTTGTTGCCGGCATTACCAGAATGAGCTTGACtactttgatgacttcagaAAAAAACTGTCTTTCTGCACTGCTTAAGGATTTGAGGTATACGACCAGAGACCGTACATCCGTCAGTGGCTGTTCAGTACCTGCATGAAGAAGAGTGAGCTGTGTTTGAAGTCGGTCTGGGTGACTGAAATCATCACCATAAAAATTGACAATCTCTTTCAGTGCTTCCGATTGCTGGGGTTGCTGAAGAGAAGTTACAACTGTCTCTAATTTCTGTAACATGTTGAATCCTTTCTGATGAAATCTATCTTTGACTGCTGCTAAAATCAAGTCAATGGCCTCAAAGTAAGCCCTTCGATAGATCTCCTTCACTTCTACTGGATGTACTGTTGCACCTTCTCCTACCTCGAATTGTCTTGGAACTTTCCTACGTCGTGGAAGGGTAGGGGATGGCACTTGAAGTGACAATCTTTTGCGTTCAACGTACTTCCAAAATATATCAAAGCACTCATCAGATCTCATTGACTGgatagttgttgttgtagtactGACTAGCTTTTGGCCTTCGCATGCTGAAATAGTAGAACTCTGTAAGGATCGGGACAGGTTGTCCACTATGTTCAGCAGCTTTCTTCCAAGTTCAACACCATAAACGAAGTCAAATGTGTCCATCTGCAAAGCGATTCCTCCAATTCTAGCTCTCATCTCAGTATCCTTTGTGGCTTCTTTTGCCACATCCCAAGTCATCTGAAGTGTAGTGTAGTTTTCAGATATTGACGTTAATGCCTCAGCCCTGACCGTCCATCGTGTAGGACAAAGAATCCGTAGTCCTGGAGAGCCAGCAGTGACAACATCTTTAAACTTCTTGAAGATGCTTTCACGTTTGGGTGATTTTTTTATCAACTTAGTAATTTCATGTACGGTCTCCAGAGCACTTCGCATGACCTTGATACCTTTCAACACATCCTGAGTCGCTAGGTTTAATGCATGACCATAGCAGTGTGTGTACAACGCACGGGGCTCTAGATCATTTAGTCTTTTTGCAACGCCTGACTTCGCTCCTGCCATGTTACTAGCGCCGTCGTAGCACTGGCCTCGGCAATGGTCAATCCTTAGATTCATGCGTAACAGGATATCTTGAACTGTTGCTAGTATAGAGTCAGCAGAAGTTGAGTCTAAGCTATACAGCCCTATTACTTCCTCATGGACTTCCAGATCATCATCTACGTATCGAAGACAGAAGACCATTTGTTCAGTATTGGACAAATCTGTAGTTTCATCTACCATGATAGTGTACCACTTTCCCGATACCTTCCTAACAACATCTCTCAGAATCATTAATGCCATGATACTgagaatttcattttgtataCAGGGGCTTGTGAACTTGGCCTGGCATTTGTCTAACCATTTCCAGAGCCTCGGATTGTCTTCAGCACGCATAATGAGGAGTTGCATTAAGTTGGAATCCCTTTCAAGAGCGACACTACCTTCAGGTTTAGACCGACCACGCATGGCGAGACCTTGCCGAGCAAGGTATCGAATGCAACTAATAATTATCTGTAACATATTCCTATTCTCAACCATTTCTTCTGCATAACCTTTCCCTAGCATTTGCCCAACATTCTGTTCCTTGCCAACCACCATATCCATAGCATCACGATGAAAGACTGATTTCTgatgtttttcaaatttagtGAGTGCTTTCTTCCAGTCTGTAAAGCCAGTTCTCACGAATTTATCGTCCAAGTTCCCAGCGCGCAGAGCAACTGAGCCTAAGTCCTTCTTCTCCGCCACCTGGCAGTAGAAGCAGAAGACTTTGTCATCTGCTTCTTGATAATGCAACCACGGGTATCTTCTATACCAAGAAGAACAGAATGCTCGCTGCTGCTTAGCAAATGTGCGATATGGGAAGGACAGCAAGGGTTGGTGAGGACTCCAAGGCATCAAGGTGGGCTGAGGCTGGGCGCCAGCAACCGGTCTTGTCTCGGAGGCATCAGTTGCGTCGGGCTGGTGAGAGTGGTGGCCGCTTTCAGAACTTGTAGAGGCTGGTCCAGCCACGTTGCTAGTTTGGGCGTGCTCTTGGGCGTCTTCTTCACCTGAGACATTGCTTTCATGGTCAATGCCAGTGGGATAGTTAGTTACACTTCCATCCGGTTGTTGCGCTTTCCGCAGCCACGCTATCAGAGACATTGTGATACGGATGCAGTCGGGTGATGAACGTGCACtgggcgcatgcgcaaaagcaCAATTAGGCCTCTTGGTTAAGCCCCCCAGTTTTAGAATTGTGTCTACGCCCCTGGGGTCTTCTATTGTTCCTTGTGGGATATCATcgattttctctctctgttgacTTTTCAATTGGTTTCTTTGTTGGCATGTTATCAGTCCGTTCTGACTGTGTTTCTGTTAACTCAGGGTGGCTAGGAGTAGTTGGTACTGAGTCTTCCCTGGTAGAGTCTGTTGATGAGATTGTCTTCTCAGCACTGACTTCGGAATAGCTCCCAGCTTGTGGTGGCATCGTAGTCGCTGTACTATCATGAGTATTGGAAGTTTGCTCCTGATGTACATCCTGTGGAAAACTTCTGATATCACGATGTAATATACGGTCTACATGAACATACCTAGCCTGACCATTCACATTTACAAGATAGTTGCTCGGTCCCAGTTTCTGAACTACTGTTCCAGAGAGTCACCGTCCCCGACTATCTTTCTTGTCTTGGGTTCCatactgccactgattctcCAGGTAACATCTCACGATTTCTGGATGCAGCTTCTGTTTggctctcctgtctgtctcgaATCTCTCCGCCAACTGTAGGTTTAACAAGGCTTAGTCTTGTTCGTAAGACTCTCTTCATTAGCAATTCGAATGGCGTTTTTCCTGTTGAGGTATTTGGAGTCGACCTCTACTGCAGCAGTAGTATAGATATTTGATGTTGAATAGTACGTCCTTTAGGTCGTGCCTCCATAGATCTCTTGAAAATTTGAACTGCTCGTTCTGCTTGTCCATTGCTCGATGGGTGATATGGAGGGGTGAGTTGGTGTTTGACACCATTTCCCTTCATGAACTCCTGAAATTCTACTGACCTGAATTGTGGACCATTATCTGTCACCAATTGTCTTGGAATGCCATGAAAAGTAAAAACTCGCCTCATCACCTCTATTGTCCTACTAGCCGTTGTACTAGTGCCCATTTCATGCACCTCCAACCATTTCGAATAAGCGTTAATCATAATAAGATAATGTTGACCTTCCAACTCTGCGAAATCCGTGTGAACTCTCTCCCAAGGTGCTGTGGGATACATCCATGGATGAGGAATACCAGCAGGCGGTTTATTCCTCTGACTTTGGCAAACTTCACATTTCTTGCACAATTCTTCCAACGTCATGTCCAAACTCGGCCACCAGATATACGATCTAGCTAATGCTTTCATTCGATTTGAACCCAGGTGATTTTCATGAAGATCTGCTAGAACTCTTGACTGTAATCTTTGCGGTATTATCACACGTGTTCCCCACAGTAAACAGTTCTCTTCAACGCTAAGTTCATCTGACCGTCGTGAGTAGGGTTGTAACCTTGGATCCATGTGACTtttccagttccatccagACAATGTATACTGGTATGCCCGTCTCAAAATTGGATTTGCTTTAGTCTCTTGTGctacttctgctgctgttaaAGGTAGATTTTCACAGCAATCCACATGGTACAATTCCTGGTTAGGGTCTACGGCATTCACTTCCATTGGCAGTCGGGACAGCATATCTGCTTCCTTATTCTCCTCTCCAGCCATATACTCCAGGGTGTACTCATATGCACTTAAAATTAGTGCCCACCTCTGCAGCCTTGCTGCTGCTACCGCCGGGATACCCTGTTTAGGTCCCAGAATTTTGACCAAAGGTTTGTGATCTGTCACTAGTGTAAATCTTCGGCCAATGAGGAACTTGTGGAAATGACGAACGCCGAAAATTATTGCCAGTGCTTCACGCTCTATTTGGGCGTAGCCCTTTTCTGCTGATGACAGTGTCCGTGAAGCAAATGCTACCGGTCTCTCCGATCCATCCTCAAACTCGTGACTCAAACAGGCTCCTATTCCATATGGGGATGTGTCACATTTGAGCTCGACTGGTCGAGACAAATTATAGTGCGTAAGAAAACCAGACTGTAATAACTTGTTCTTTGCTGCATTGAATGCGGCCCTGTGTTTCCTTGTCCATCTCCACTGTTTTCCTTTTTGAAGTAACTCATACAATGCTTGTAGAGTATTTGACAGATTTGGTAAGAAATGGCTGTAATAGTTCAACAGCCCCagaaatgccttcaactcaGTCACATTCCTTAGCTCAGGTGCTTCCTGATAGCCTTGACCTTGTCTTCTGTAGGTTTCAGACCTTCGTGATCTACCCTGTGACCTAAGTATGTCACCTTAGACTGACCAAATTCACATTTGTCCTTCTTTAGCTGGACTCCTCTTTGCTTTAGGCGTTGTAATACTTGCCTCACTCTTGCATCATGCTCAGCATCAGTTGAACCGACAATCAGTATGTCAtaaaaaaacaacaaactcctgGTATTTCAGACAATATCATATCCATGGTCTTCTGGAAAATACTCGGTGCTGTTCGTATACCAAAAGGCATTCTggtataagtaaacaaaccctTCCTAGTATTTATAGTCAAATACTGTTGGCTTCCGGTATCCACTTCCATTTGTTGGTAAGCTTGCTTTAGATCAAGCCTGGTAAATCGTCGACCACCCGCTAAAGTAGCGAATAAATCTTGAGCATTTGGTGTGGGATACTCAATATTTTCCAAATATTCATTGATGGTTACTTTGTAGTTGCCACACAATCTGATACTGCCGTCAGATTTCCTCACCACTACTATAGGTGAAGCCCACTCGCTCTGTTCTACAGGTGTCAGTACTCCTCTGACTAAGCGATCGATTTCAGCATCCACTTtagctagtctcgcgtagccagaccccatttcgccggggaggccgcggcggaaaggggtctggctacgcgagactacactGTAGCTTGTAACGCAAATGGTACTGGTCTTGCCTTATGAAAGACTGGCCTTGCATTGGCACTCAAAGTAATTTTTGCTTGCACTCCTTGCAGCTTTTCCATTCCTTCCTTGCATAACTCAGGAAACTCCTGTAGGGGATCCAGGAAATTCAAGCTAAATAAAGATGCCCAGTCCAACTTGAGTTGTGACAACCAATTCCTGCCAAGCACTGCTGACTTATTTGCAGCATTGACGACAACTACTCTACCTGTATTTCTTGACCTCCGTAGCGTACTGGTACTACAGCTTCTCCGCGTACAGACAATGTCTGTCCACAATATGACTGTAATTTCACGTTGCTGCTCTGGAGTTTGACATGAGATAGTTGTTTCTCATAGGTCTCCTTGGAATCACGGTAATAGTTGCACCCGTGTCAACAATCAGCTCTAATTCTCGTCCAGCTACAGTCATATTGACTTTGATTGCATCCTGACTTCCCAAACCATAAAGTGAACAtacttcctcttcttccacttgtaacGTGGCTTGTTTCTGGTACTTTGTATTCTTGGTACCCGTTGCTCCGCTCCTGTTCTTGAAATCGCCTTGCTTCTTACTCCGGCAGGCTTTTGCGATATGTCCCTTCTTGTGACATAAATAGTCATCTGACAACTTATCAGGAACGTGCCCTTGCCATTGCATCTGTAGCATACTTTCACATCAGACTGTGTTGTCTTTGACCTCCCACTGCTACTACTTTGCATGCTAAATGCCGTCTCGTGTCTGTTGTTGATCCGTGTCTGCGCGTGTCTCCTCGCAAAGCTATCGTTTCTTGTCTTGCAGATTCAAAGCTGCGCAATTCGTACCGCTTTCTCGAGTGTTAAGTCAGTTTCCGCCAGAATTTTCTGCTGTAGGGCTTCTACTCGTAATCCGCACACGAATTGGTCTCTCAACGCAACTGACAACTTGTCTCCGAACTCAGTGTTTAGCTAGACAACGCAATTCTGACAAGAACACCGTAACAGTCTcaccttctttctgttgtctcttgtaaTAACGGAATCGCTCTGCTATGACAATCTTCTTTGGCTCTTAATGATTTCTCAGTTACtgaatgatgtcatcaagCTCCAAATCTTGCGGTTGGCGAGGTCGTACCAAGGTCCGCAACAAACTGTAGGTCGATGCACCCACAGACGTTAGAAAGATTGCCTTCCTACGAGCTACGTGCTCGTCTCCTATCGGTACTGCGTTTGCCAGGCAGTAAAGCTCGAACCTTTCCTTGTATTCGTCGATGCTTTCTACTCCTGCTCGGAATTCGCCCAACAACCCGTGTTTCAAATTCGCGGCTGCACTTGTcatcctcgtcgccactgTTGTGTCCTTACCGACTATATATCggttctattgcagctcgcttacagtgtcTACGCAATACTACACCAGACTACACACAGCTGGCTAACCACATGCCACAGTACTATATAATGGCATATTCTATCAGTATGCTAATGAGTATTAGGGGTAGTCCCAagtcccttactctactacacCCACCACTACAAATTTAAGGTCATCGTTGAAGCAGAATTGGTGAAGCCTCAGTTGGTTGGTCCATCTTGCTTTTATGAAATTATGAAATTGTCACCGTATAAAATTCCTTTCCAGGCCTGTAGCACAATGCTTTATAATTGTCTCAATAAAAATTGAAGTTCGAATATTGatttaactagttgtacggtatccgtaggcgcctc is a window of Corticium candelabrum chromosome 20, ooCorCand1.1, whole genome shotgun sequence DNA encoding:
- the LOC134195449 gene encoding uncharacterized protein LOC134195449, whose product is MFSNKSTAWALIEQAAGLGFLAGPPIGGVLFSHGNFLLPFLVTAVALSVCTLFLSCVRSNGNSGVWTTAASIIISCAVNRGYKSDMSLNGWVSGICLGTTFLSGAVGSPAGGALTAAFSFRHFPQFWVALLLLLAYEAKSCTRQQFDASHWLSALPESRNVTPAASNCVYCNIQCDGCYGPDASDCIRCRHFNLSDLDGQSRCVSSCPRHYFKGRCLSECPENTYHYDVEKPECLSCDAQCMGGCNDISAWNCTRCVSHQMPDGRCVSNCSDGYMAVDNSTCTKVPSINISENDGNTMPSQEVVAMTLGIGLLVVVIFLWVSLCVYVRWRRSTGNHNLCVLTNQLGNLAEHQEKKETTAVELTLQESAFAVNPTQYVDDWLDGEHVTTANWLSGEQRVTVANPLFQHKTTSPENVEKESPQANDFNRRSAFHSSDTAGYCTDTEEDIDRVTTSDQTSVENEVRVSDETTSTVFDDISTQ
- the LOC134195655 gene encoding zinc finger MYM-type protein 1-like, translated to MSLIAWLRKAQQPDGSVTNYPTGIDHESNVSGEEDAQEHAQTSNVAGPASTSSESGHHSHQPDATDASETRPVAGAQPQPTLMPWSPHQPLLSFPYRTFAKQQRAFCSSWYRRYPWLHYQEADDKVFCFYCQVAEKKDLGSVALRAGNLDDKFVRTGFTDWKKALTKFEKHQKSVFHRDAMDMVVGKEQNVGQMLGKGYAEEMVENRNMLQIIISCIRYLARQGLAMRGRSKPEGSVALERDSNLMQLLIMRAEDNPRLWKWLDKCQAKFTSPCIQNEILSIMALMILRDVVRKVSGKWYTIMVDETTDLSNTEQMVFCLRYVDDDLEVHEEVIGLYSLDSTSADSILATVQDILLRMNLRIDHCRGQCYDGASNMAGAKSGVAKRLNDLEPRALYTHCYGHALNLATQDVLKGIKVMRSALETVHEITKLIKKSPKRESIFKKFKDVVTAGSPGLRILCPTRWTVRAEALTSISENYTTLQMTWDVAKEATKDTEMRARIGGIALQMDTFDFVYGVELGRKLLNIVDNLSRSLQSSTISACEGQKLVSTTTTTIQSMRSDECFDIFWKYVERKRLSLQVPSPTLPRRRKVPRQFEVGEGATVHPVEVKEIYRRAYFEAIDLILAAVKDRFHQKGFNMLQKLETVVTSLQQPQQSEALKEIVNFYGDDFSHPDRLQTQLTLLHAGTEQPLTDVRSLVVYLKSLSSAERQFFSEVIKVVKLILVMPATNATSERSFSALRRLKTWLRSTISECRLNWSMILHIHKDKTDALPIKGVANEFVTRNESRRRLFGHFD